A window of the Astyanax mexicanus isolate ESR-SI-001 chromosome 22, AstMex3_surface, whole genome shotgun sequence genome harbors these coding sequences:
- the LOC103035463 gene encoding chemerin-like receptor 1, translated as MDSDFNFDYNFDGVDYSNYTADNATPEEVHTFRVHPVCSGEVMCMLLLVVNVFIFLLGIVGNGVVIWIAGFKMKKSVNTTWYLSLALSDFIFCASLPVNTIYMATTNWIFGHFMCKFTSFAMFLNMFSSIFLLVVISMDRCVSVMFPVWAQNQRTISKAWVMVILAWILATALSVPSVIYREVQEHLGVHRCLNNYTTSEHSHRTVATTRFVLGFIVPFLIIIFCYSIIIFKLKSNQMAKSTKPFKVMTALIVTFFLCWLPYHTSVLIELNRSLPNDIINLLLKIGTMTASANSFLNPILYVFMGNDFRRRFKSSILSKIENAMGEEGRTLSRYLSRSSSMDARASTHI; from the coding sequence ATGGATTCTGATTTCAATTTCGATTACAATTTCGATGGTGTGGACTACAGCAATTACACAGCGGACAATGCAACACCCGAGGAGGTACACACCTTCAGAGTGCACCCTGTCTGTTCTGGAGAAGTGATGTgcatgctgctgctggtggttaaCGTGTTTATCTTCTTGCTGGGCATTGTGGGAAATGGCGTGGTGATCTGGATCGCTGGGTTCAAGATGAAGAAGTCAGTCAACACCACCTGGTACCTGAGCCTGGCCCTGTCGGACTTCATCTTCTGCGCCAGTTTGCCGGTCAACACCATCTACATGGCCACCACCAACTGGATTTTCGGACACTTCATGTGCAAGTTCACGTCCTTCGCCATGTTCCTCAACATGTTCAGCAGCATCTTCCTCCTCGTCGTCATCAGCATGGACCGCTGCGTGTCGGTCATGTTTCCTGTGTGGGCGCAGAACCAGCGCACCATCAGCAAGGCGTGGGTGATGGTCATCCTTGCGTGGATTCTCGCAACAGCCTTGAGCGTTCCTTCAGTCATCTACCGCGAAGTCCAGGAGCACCTTGGTGTGCACCGGTGCCTCAACAACTACACCACGAGCGAGCACAGCCACAGAACTGTAGCCACAACCCGATTTGTTCTCGGCTTCATCGTTCCCTTCCTGATCATCATCTTCTGCtactccatcatcatcttcaagCTGAAAAGCAACCAGATGGCCAAATCCACCAAGCCTTTCAAGGTCATGACGGCACTCATCGTCACTTTCTTCCTGTGCTGGTTGCCGTACCACACGTCTGTTCTCATCGAGTTGAACCGAAGCCTTCCAAATGATATCATCAATCTTTTACTGAAAATCGGCACCATGACCGCCTCGGCCAACAGCTTCCTCAACCCCATCCTCTACGTCTTCATGGGCAACGATTTCAGGCGGAGGTTCAAGAGCTCCATCCTGTCGAAGATCGAGAACGCGATGGGAGAGGAAGGGCGAACACTGAGCCGATATCTCTCCCGCTCGAGCTCCATGGACGCCAGAGCTTCCACTCATATCTAA